From Hoplias malabaricus isolate fHopMal1 chromosome 11, fHopMal1.hap1, whole genome shotgun sequence, a single genomic window includes:
- the LOC136709680 gene encoding cytochrome c oxidase subunit 5A, mitochondrial-like — MPLLPVALRASAAALRTLTRTRPSYTACVASRCYSHAKVETDEEFDARWVTYFSKPDLDAWELRKGMNTLIGYDLVPEPKILDSALRACRRLDDLASAIRILEAVRDKSGPHKEIYPYVIQELRPTLTELGISTPEELGIDKA, encoded by the exons ATGCCGCTGCTGCCCGTCGCTCTGCGCGCCTCTGCTGCCGCTCTAAGAACTCTCACAAGGACAAGGCCCTCATACACAG CCTGTGTTGCTTCTAGATGCTACTCCCATGCCAAAGTAGAGACAGATGAGGAGTTTGATGCTCGCTGGGTGACATACTTCAGCAAACCTGACCTTGATGCCTGGGAGCTGAGAAAAG GTATGAACACACTTATTGGTTACGACCTGGTGCCTGAGCCTAAGATCCTGGACTCTGCTCTGAGAGCCTGCAGGAGGTTGGATGACTTGGCCAGTGCAATCCGCATTCTGGAGGCAGTCAGG GACAAATCAGGGCCACATAAAGAGATCTACCCATATGTGATCCAAGAGCTTCGCCCTACTCTTACAGAGCTTGGTATCTCCACCCCAGAGGAACTTGGCATTGATAAGGCCTAA